A genomic window from Streptomyces brevispora includes:
- a CDS encoding VOC family protein, which yields MTEAAARRVPGTPCWVSLIVHGLDATQNFYAELFGWEFGPGPEQLGPYVRALIDGKEVAGIGQLPPERHLPIAWTTYLATDDADVTAEMIRACGGTVAVGPLDAGDAGRMALASDPGGAVFGIWQAARHVGTALAGAAGTPVWNELVTRETATVAKFYQAVFGYEAEAVVSADFDYQTLHLDGRPVASLHGVGHGLPRDRGPHWMTYFEVVDTDEAALHVMELGGHILQPPREGSSGRVATVADPEGAAFTIVQSAKP from the coding sequence ATGACCGAGGCTGCCGCTCGGCGTGTACCCGGAACACCTTGCTGGGTGAGCCTGATCGTGCACGGCCTGGACGCCACCCAGAACTTCTACGCCGAACTGTTCGGCTGGGAGTTCGGACCGGGCCCGGAACAGCTGGGCCCGTACGTCCGGGCACTGATCGACGGAAAGGAAGTCGCGGGCATCGGACAGCTGCCACCCGAGCGGCACCTCCCGATCGCGTGGACGACCTATCTGGCCACCGACGACGCCGATGTCACGGCGGAGATGATCAGGGCCTGTGGCGGCACGGTCGCCGTCGGACCGCTCGACGCGGGTGATGCGGGCCGGATGGCCCTCGCCTCGGATCCGGGCGGGGCCGTCTTCGGGATCTGGCAGGCCGCCCGGCATGTCGGCACCGCACTGGCGGGGGCAGCCGGCACACCGGTCTGGAACGAGCTGGTGACCCGGGAGACGGCGACGGTCGCCAAGTTCTACCAGGCGGTCTTCGGCTACGAGGCGGAGGCCGTGGTCTCGGCCGACTTCGACTACCAGACCCTGCACCTGGACGGCCGCCCCGTCGCCTCGCTGCACGGCGTCGGCCACGGCCTGCCGCGGGACCGCGGCCCGCACTGGATGACGTACTTCGAGGTCGTCGACACGGACGAGGCGGCGCTGCACGTGATGGAGCTCGGCGGACACATCCTCCAGCCCCCCAGGGAGGGCTCCAGCGGCAGGGTGGCGACGGTCGCCGACCCGGAGGGCGCGGCCTTCACGATCGTGCAGTCCGCCAAACCCTGA
- a CDS encoding DUF6893 family small protein has protein sequence MKTLGFITAGVAAAVALVAVCVGIKSIPDVRRYLRIRSM, from the coding sequence GTGAAGACCCTGGGCTTCATCACCGCAGGCGTGGCGGCGGCCGTGGCGCTGGTCGCCGTGTGCGTCGGCATCAAGTCGATCCCCGACGTCCGCCGCTATCTGCGCATCCGTTCGATGTGA
- the hypF gene encoding carbamoyltransferase HypF: MCLGIPGRVVEIVDGYAGQLALVDVEGARRRVNIGMLDEAPGCDDWVLLHMGFAVELIDRAKAREALSGLEMMGRGRAERVRRRFEVRGVVQGVGFRPFVYVTASELMLTGTVTNTGDGVLAEVEGTSDAVDEFGRRLRTDAPPLAVVEDVRTSEQPTRGGTGFTIEESSGGGRGRTLVSPDIATCRDCLDELADAANRRYRHPFITCTHCGPRFTIVTGLPYDRAATTMAEFEMCGACRAEYEDPRDRRFHAQPIACPDCGPRLELVDGDGVSRSRDEDALRDARELLADGGIIAVKGLGGYHLVCDARDDAAVAELRRRKRRGGKPFAVMVPGLDVARELVTVTAEEEELLTGGRRPIVLLPRRAAGTGVSDAVAPGSRDLGLLLPYTPLHVLLFGIGADRPGPDALVMTSANLSGEPIVTDDEVALTSLAPLVDAWLRHDRRIHVPCDDSVSRWVAGAELPLRRSRGYAPLPIALPFHVTPTLAVGADLKNACALGEGRYAWLSQHIGDMDDLSTVDALTRTEKHLEDLTGVAPARLVTDRHPGYHSTGWARAHAAGRPVRTAQHHHAHIASVMAEHGLGADESVIGVAFDGTGHGDDGAAWGGEVLVAGYASYRRAAHLGYVPLAGGDASVLRPYRMALAHLHAAGVPWDEDAPAVRACPPEERDVLAHQFTTGFGCVPTSSMGRLFDAVASLTGVRHVVAYEAEAAMELEGLARTAGTEGGYRFGIRPGTGREPAIADPGPVIRAVVSDVRAGIPAAQIAARFHTSVAALVTELADRCRASTGLDTVALGGGVFQNAVLLEATQLGLTDRGFTVLRPRLLPPNDGGIALGQLMIAAAG; this comes from the coding sequence ATGTGCCTGGGCATTCCTGGTCGCGTCGTGGAGATCGTGGACGGTTATGCGGGCCAACTGGCTCTGGTCGACGTGGAGGGCGCCCGACGCCGCGTCAATATCGGCATGCTCGACGAGGCACCCGGTTGCGACGACTGGGTGCTTCTTCACATGGGCTTCGCCGTCGAGCTCATCGACCGGGCGAAGGCCCGCGAGGCCCTGTCCGGCCTGGAGATGATGGGCCGCGGCCGGGCGGAGCGCGTCCGGCGCAGGTTCGAGGTGCGCGGAGTCGTGCAGGGCGTGGGATTCAGGCCCTTCGTCTACGTCACCGCCTCCGAGCTGATGCTCACGGGCACGGTGACGAACACCGGCGACGGGGTGCTCGCCGAGGTCGAGGGAACCTCCGACGCGGTGGACGAGTTCGGCCGCCGGCTCCGTACCGACGCCCCGCCGCTCGCCGTCGTCGAGGACGTGCGCACCAGCGAACAGCCGACGCGGGGCGGTACGGGCTTCACCATCGAGGAGTCCAGCGGGGGCGGCCGGGGCAGGACGCTCGTCTCGCCCGACATCGCCACCTGCCGGGACTGCCTCGACGAGTTGGCCGACGCGGCGAACCGGCGCTACCGCCACCCCTTCATCACCTGTACGCACTGCGGCCCCCGGTTCACCATCGTCACCGGGCTTCCGTACGACCGGGCCGCCACCACGATGGCGGAGTTCGAGATGTGCGGGGCCTGCCGGGCCGAGTACGAGGATCCGCGCGACCGGCGCTTCCACGCCCAGCCCATCGCCTGTCCCGACTGCGGGCCCCGGCTCGAACTGGTGGACGGGGACGGGGTGTCCCGCAGCCGCGACGAGGACGCGCTGCGGGACGCGCGGGAGCTGCTCGCCGACGGCGGGATCATCGCGGTCAAGGGGCTCGGCGGCTACCACCTGGTGTGCGACGCCCGCGACGACGCGGCCGTGGCCGAGCTGCGCCGGCGCAAGCGGCGTGGCGGCAAGCCCTTCGCGGTGATGGTCCCGGGACTCGACGTGGCGCGGGAGCTGGTGACCGTCACGGCCGAGGAGGAGGAACTCCTGACCGGTGGCCGCCGCCCGATTGTTCTCCTTCCCCGGCGCGCGGCCGGGACCGGGGTGTCCGACGCCGTGGCGCCCGGGAGCCGCGACCTCGGGCTGCTGCTTCCGTACACCCCGTTGCACGTCCTGCTCTTCGGGATCGGTGCCGACCGGCCGGGCCCGGACGCGCTGGTGATGACGTCGGCCAATCTGTCGGGCGAGCCGATCGTCACCGACGACGAGGTCGCGCTGACCTCGCTGGCCCCGCTGGTCGATGCCTGGCTGCGGCACGACCGGCGCATCCATGTGCCGTGCGACGACTCGGTCAGCCGCTGGGTGGCCGGTGCCGAACTGCCGCTCCGCCGGTCGCGCGGATACGCCCCGCTGCCGATCGCGCTGCCCTTCCACGTGACGCCGACGCTGGCCGTGGGCGCCGATCTCAAGAACGCCTGCGCGCTGGGCGAGGGCCGCTACGCGTGGCTGAGCCAGCACATCGGCGACATGGACGACCTGTCCACGGTGGACGCGCTGACCCGGACCGAGAAGCACCTGGAAGACCTCACCGGGGTGGCGCCCGCACGGCTGGTGACCGACCGCCACCCCGGCTACCACTCCACCGGCTGGGCCCGCGCGCACGCGGCCGGGCGGCCGGTCCGCACGGCGCAGCACCACCATGCGCACATCGCGTCCGTGATGGCCGAGCACGGGCTGGGCGCGGACGAGTCCGTGATCGGCGTCGCCTTCGACGGCACCGGTCACGGCGACGACGGGGCGGCCTGGGGCGGCGAGGTCCTGGTGGCGGGCTACGCGTCGTACCGCAGGGCCGCTCACCTGGGTTACGTACCGCTGGCCGGGGGCGACGCGAGTGTGCTGCGGCCGTACCGGATGGCTCTCGCCCACCTGCACGCGGCCGGCGTCCCCTGGGACGAGGACGCGCCCGCGGTCCGGGCGTGCCCGCCCGAGGAACGCGACGTACTGGCACATCAGTTCACCACCGGATTCGGCTGCGTACCCACGTCGAGCATGGGCCGGCTCTTCGACGCTGTCGCGTCCCTGACCGGCGTCCGGCACGTGGTGGCGTACGAGGCGGAGGCGGCCATGGAGTTGGAAGGGCTGGCCCGGACTGCCGGGACGGAGGGCGGCTACCGCTTCGGCATCCGGCCGGGAACGGGCCGGGAGCCGGCGATCGCCGATCCCGGTCCGGTCATCCGGGCCGTGGTGTCCGACGTACGGGCGGGCATCCCCGCGGCTCAGATCGCCGCGCGCTTCCACACGTCCGTCGCCGCGCTGGTCACCGAGCTCGCGGACCGCTGCCGTGCGAGCACCGGTCTCGACACCGTGGCCCTGGGCGGCGGTGTCTTCCAGAACGCCGTACTGCTCGAAGCGACGCAACTGGGCCTGACCGACAGAGGTTTCACCGTCCTGCGGCCGCGGCTGCTCCCGCCGAACGACGGCGGGATCGCGCTCGGCCAGCTCATGATCGCCGCGGCGGGCTGA
- a CDS encoding hydrogenase expression protein HypE, producing the protein MPTEEAVKAEDTLIHVLWINAGLSCDGDSVSLTAATQPSIEEIALGALPGLPQVAVHWPLIDFECGPNGGADDFLEWFFKADRGELEPFVLVVEGSIPNEQLHDEGYWCGFGNDPATGQPMTTSEWLDRLAPKATAVVAVGTCATYGGIHAMAGNPTGAMGVPDYLGWDWKSKAGIPIVCVPGCPIQPDNLSETLTYLLYMATDQAPMIPLDDALRPTWLFGATVHEGCDRAGYYEQADFATEYGSPKCIVKLGCWGPTVKCNVPKRGWMNGIGGCPNVGGICIGCTMPGFPDKFMPFMDEPPGGKLSTNAVGLYGSTMRRLRGITTHTLDREPKWRKPGRELTTGAARTW; encoded by the coding sequence ATGCCGACAGAGGAAGCGGTAAAGGCGGAGGACACTCTGATCCATGTGCTGTGGATCAACGCGGGGCTGAGCTGTGACGGCGATTCCGTTTCGCTGACCGCCGCCACTCAGCCGAGCATCGAGGAGATCGCGCTCGGTGCCCTGCCCGGACTTCCGCAGGTCGCGGTCCACTGGCCGCTCATCGATTTCGAGTGCGGCCCCAACGGTGGCGCCGATGATTTCCTCGAATGGTTCTTCAAGGCCGACCGCGGGGAGCTGGAGCCGTTCGTCCTGGTCGTCGAGGGTTCCATTCCGAACGAGCAGTTGCACGACGAGGGGTACTGGTGCGGTTTCGGCAACGATCCCGCCACCGGTCAGCCGATGACCACCAGCGAGTGGCTCGACCGGCTGGCCCCGAAGGCCACCGCGGTCGTCGCGGTGGGCACCTGCGCGACGTACGGCGGCATCCACGCCATGGCGGGCAACCCGACAGGCGCGATGGGGGTCCCCGACTACCTGGGCTGGGACTGGAAGTCCAAGGCCGGGATCCCGATCGTGTGCGTGCCCGGGTGCCCGATCCAGCCGGACAACCTGTCGGAGACGCTCACCTACCTGCTCTACATGGCCACCGACCAGGCGCCGATGATCCCACTGGACGACGCGCTGCGGCCGACGTGGCTGTTCGGGGCGACGGTCCACGAGGGCTGTGACCGGGCCGGGTACTACGAGCAGGCCGACTTCGCGACGGAGTACGGCTCGCCGAAGTGCATCGTCAAGCTGGGCTGCTGGGGACCCACGGTCAAGTGCAACGTGCCCAAGCGCGGCTGGATGAACGGCATCGGCGGCTGCCCCAACGTCGGTGGCATCTGCATCGGCTGCACCATGCCGGGGTTCCCGGACAAGTTCATGCCCTTCATGGACGAGCCCCCCGGCGGAAAGCTCTCGACCAACGCGGTCGGGCTGTACGGGTCGACGATGCGGCGCCTGCGCGGCATCACCACCCACACCCTGGACCGCGAACCGAAATGGCGTAAGCCCGGCAGGGAACTCACGACCGGCGCCGCACGCACCTGGTAA
- the hypB gene encoding hydrogenase nickel incorporation protein HypB — protein sequence MLREDDEADHAHPHPHTHPRPHGSHRLTGAGETVTIEQKVLAKNDLLADRNRTWMTDRGVAAVNVMSSPGAGKTTLLERTITDLGGRRPVAVIEGDQETRLDADRIRRTGCAVVQVNTGAGCHLDAEMMRDALTALSPAEGSLLMVENVGNLVCPALFDLGERAKVVIISVTEGTDKPLKYPYMFAAADLILINKADLLPYVDFDVEQCARHARSVNPDVRVLTVSATTGEGLAHWYDWLAGQR from the coding sequence ATGCTGCGGGAGGATGATGAAGCGGACCACGCACATCCGCATCCGCACACGCACCCTCGGCCGCACGGGAGCCATCGGCTGACGGGCGCCGGTGAGACCGTCACCATCGAGCAGAAGGTACTCGCCAAGAACGACCTTCTCGCCGACCGCAACCGGACGTGGATGACGGATCGCGGCGTGGCGGCCGTGAACGTGATGAGCTCACCGGGCGCCGGCAAGACCACCCTGCTCGAGCGCACCATCACCGATCTCGGCGGTCGCCGGCCGGTGGCCGTCATCGAGGGTGATCAGGAGACCAGGCTCGACGCCGACCGGATCAGGCGCACGGGCTGCGCCGTGGTGCAGGTGAACACCGGGGCGGGGTGCCACCTGGACGCGGAGATGATGCGGGACGCGCTCACGGCGCTGTCCCCGGCCGAGGGCTCGCTGCTCATGGTCGAGAACGTCGGAAACCTGGTGTGCCCCGCCCTGTTCGATCTGGGCGAGCGCGCCAAGGTCGTGATCATCTCGGTCACCGAGGGCACGGACAAGCCGCTGAAGTACCCGTACATGTTCGCCGCCGCCGACCTGATCCTGATCAACAAGGCCGATCTGCTGCCCTACGTCGACTTCGACGTCGAGCAGTGCGCCCGGCACGCGCGCTCGGTGAACCCCGACGTGCGCGTGCTGACGGTGTCCGCGACGACCGGGGAGGGCCTGGCCCACTGGTACGACTGGCTCGCCGGGCAGCGGTAG
- a CDS encoding nickel-dependent hydrogenase large subunit — MTATQHKGAGGGQGKNELVEMAWDPITRIVGSLGIYTKIDFKQKVVAECHSTSSIFRGYSVFMKGKDPRDAHFITSRICGICGDNHATCSCYAQNMAYGVKPPHLGEWIVNLGEAAEYMFDHNIFQENLVGVDYCEKMVAETNPGVLEQANRTPSPHADAHGYKTIGDIMRSLNPFTGEFYREALQVSRMTREMFCLMEGRHVHPSTLYPGGVGTVATIQLMTDYITRLQRYVEFMKKVVPMHDDLFDFFYEALPGYEKVGNRRILLGCWGSFQDPEHCNFEYKDMTDWGRKMYVTPGVVVDGKLVTTDLVKINLGIRILLGSSYYNDWDEQETFVSHDPLGNPVDRRHPWNQHTNPQPQKRDLDGKYSWVMSPRWFDGKDYLALDTGGGPLARLWTTALAGLVDIGYVQSTGHSVKINLPKTALKGPVELEWHVPKWSNTIERNRARSYFQAYAAACALHFAEKALAEIRSGNTKTWEKFEVPEEAVGCGFTEAVRGVLSHHMVIRDGKIANYHPYPPTPWNASPRDTYGTPGPYEDAVQGQPIFEENDRENFKGIDIMRTVRSFDPCLPCGVHMYLGEGKKLELLHSPTQSAGSE, encoded by the coding sequence ATGACCGCGACGCAGCACAAGGGTGCCGGGGGAGGCCAGGGAAAGAACGAACTGGTCGAGATGGCGTGGGACCCCATCACCCGGATCGTCGGCAGCCTGGGCATCTACACGAAGATCGACTTCAAGCAGAAAGTGGTCGCTGAGTGTCACAGCACCAGTTCCATTTTCCGCGGCTATTCGGTCTTCATGAAGGGAAAGGATCCGCGGGACGCGCACTTCATCACGAGTCGCATCTGCGGAATCTGCGGTGACAACCACGCCACGTGTTCCTGTTACGCGCAGAACATGGCGTACGGGGTGAAGCCGCCGCACCTCGGCGAATGGATCGTGAATCTCGGCGAGGCCGCGGAGTACATGTTCGACCACAACATCTTCCAGGAGAACCTGGTCGGGGTCGACTACTGCGAGAAGATGGTCGCGGAGACCAACCCGGGGGTACTGGAGCAGGCCAACCGCACCCCCTCCCCGCACGCCGACGCCCACGGGTACAAGACGATCGGCGACATCATGCGGTCGCTGAACCCGTTCACCGGCGAGTTCTACCGCGAGGCGCTCCAGGTCAGCCGGATGACCCGGGAGATGTTCTGTCTGATGGAGGGACGGCACGTCCATCCCTCCACGCTGTATCCCGGCGGGGTCGGCACCGTGGCGACCATCCAGCTGATGACGGACTACATCACCCGGCTCCAGCGGTACGTCGAGTTCATGAAGAAGGTCGTGCCGATGCACGACGACCTCTTCGACTTCTTCTACGAGGCCCTGCCGGGGTACGAGAAGGTCGGCAACCGGCGCATCCTGCTGGGCTGCTGGGGCTCCTTCCAGGACCCGGAGCACTGCAACTTCGAGTACAAGGACATGACCGACTGGGGACGGAAGATGTACGTCACCCCCGGTGTCGTCGTCGACGGGAAGCTGGTCACCACCGACCTGGTGAAGATCAACCTCGGCATCCGGATCCTGCTCGGCTCGTCGTACTACAACGACTGGGACGAGCAGGAGACCTTCGTGTCCCACGACCCGCTCGGCAACCCGGTCGACCGGCGCCACCCGTGGAACCAGCACACCAACCCGCAGCCGCAGAAGCGGGACCTGGACGGCAAGTACAGCTGGGTCATGTCGCCGCGGTGGTTCGACGGCAAGGACTACCTGGCCCTCGACACGGGCGGCGGGCCACTCGCGCGGCTCTGGACCACCGCGCTGGCCGGCCTGGTCGACATCGGCTACGTCCAGTCCACCGGCCACAGCGTCAAGATCAACCTTCCCAAGACCGCCCTCAAGGGGCCGGTCGAGCTGGAGTGGCACGTCCCGAAGTGGAGCAACACCATCGAGCGCAACCGGGCGCGCAGCTACTTCCAGGCCTACGCGGCCGCCTGCGCACTCCACTTCGCGGAGAAGGCACTCGCGGAGATCAGGTCCGGGAACACCAAGACCTGGGAGAAGTTCGAGGTGCCCGAGGAGGCTGTGGGCTGCGGGTTCACCGAGGCGGTGCGCGGCGTGCTCTCGCACCACATGGTGATCCGGGATGGCAAGATCGCCAACTACCACCCTTACCCGCCGACCCCGTGGAACGCGAGCCCTCGCGACACCTACGGCACACCGGGTCCCTACGAGGACGCCGTGCAGGGCCAGCCGATCTTCGAGGAGAACGACCGGGAGAACTTCAAGGGGATCGACATCATGCGCACCGTGCGCAGCTTCGACCCCTGTCTGCCCTGCGGCGTGCACATGTATCTCGGCGAGGGCAAGAAGCTGGAACTGCTTCACTCCCCCACCCAGTCCGCGGGCAGTGAGTGA
- a CDS encoding hydrogenase maturation protease — MTAREPGTAARVLVAGIGNLFLGDDGFGPEAVRRLARDGGLPPRVRVVDYGIRGMHLAYDLLAGYDALVLVDAYPGGGAPGKLTVLRIGEEDLGTGEFDAHGMNPVAVLANLDQLGGTLPLTYLVGCTPAGVEEGIGLSEAVDKAVPEAVQAVHTLLRRLVPTEPAVPTAPVKSAEPRRS, encoded by the coding sequence ATGACGGCAAGGGAACCGGGCACGGCCGCACGGGTGCTGGTGGCCGGCATCGGCAATCTGTTCCTCGGCGACGACGGCTTCGGCCCGGAGGCCGTCCGCCGACTGGCCCGCGACGGCGGACTGCCGCCGCGGGTACGGGTGGTGGACTACGGCATCCGCGGCATGCACCTCGCGTACGACCTGCTGGCGGGGTACGACGCGCTGGTGCTGGTCGACGCGTACCCGGGGGGCGGTGCGCCCGGGAAGCTGACGGTGCTGCGCATCGGCGAGGAGGACCTCGGTACGGGTGAATTCGACGCCCATGGTATGAATCCGGTCGCTGTCCTTGCAAATCTGGATCAATTGGGCGGTACTCTTCCGCTCACCTACCTCGTCGGGTGCACACCCGCCGGGGTCGAGGAGGGCATCGGGCTCAGCGAAGCCGTCGACAAAGCGGTGCCCGAGGCGGTCCAGGCGGTGCACACCCTGCTCCGTCGGCTCGTACCGACCGAACCAGCCGTACCGACCGCGCCCGTGAAGAGCGCCGAACCCCGGAGATCCTGA
- a CDS encoding NifU family protein, translated as MSAPDWRTTGERIDTLIAASGSGGAVARERSEELVRLVVDFYGAGLERLLDLVYEQGRLDDKVLAALAGDDLVASVLLVHGLHPYGVETRVEQALESVRPYLGSHGGDVELLAVTDEGTVRLRLLGSCDGCPSSSVTLKLAVQGAVEAAAPEITSIEVETADEQDSGAAGPLVPVDSLFARLHADAGVIADDGASWAVVPELSGLESGAVARVEVGRMRVAACRVGADLFAFEDRCARCERPFEGATLARRLGGDSGDAILRCAGCRAHYDVRRAGVCLDEDDVHLAPLPLLSNGGEVSVSVPAAVAP; from the coding sequence GTGTCGGCGCCCGACTGGCGTACGACCGGTGAGCGCATCGACACCCTGATCGCCGCCAGCGGCTCGGGCGGCGCGGTCGCCCGTGAGCGCAGCGAGGAACTGGTCCGGCTCGTCGTCGACTTCTACGGCGCCGGTCTCGAGCGGCTGCTCGATCTCGTGTACGAACAGGGGCGACTGGACGACAAGGTCCTGGCCGCCCTGGCCGGCGACGACCTGGTGGCCAGCGTCCTGCTGGTGCACGGGCTGCATCCGTACGGCGTGGAAACCCGGGTCGAGCAGGCGCTGGAGAGTGTGCGGCCGTATCTGGGTTCGCACGGCGGTGATGTGGAGCTGCTGGCCGTCACCGACGAGGGAACCGTCCGGCTGCGGTTGCTGGGCAGCTGCGACGGCTGCCCGTCGTCGTCGGTCACGCTCAAGCTGGCCGTGCAGGGTGCGGTGGAGGCGGCGGCTCCGGAGATCACCTCGATCGAGGTCGAGACCGCGGACGAGCAGGACTCCGGGGCGGCGGGGCCGCTGGTGCCGGTGGACTCGCTGTTCGCCCGGCTGCACGCGGATGCCGGAGTGATCGCCGACGACGGCGCGTCGTGGGCGGTCGTGCCCGAGCTGTCGGGGCTGGAGTCAGGCGCCGTGGCCCGGGTCGAGGTCGGCCGGATGCGGGTGGCGGCCTGCCGGGTGGGGGCGGATCTCTTCGCCTTCGAGGACCGGTGCGCGCGCTGCGAGCGACCGTTCGAGGGCGCCACGCTGGCCCGGCGGCTCGGCGGTGACTCCGGGGACGCGATCCTGCGCTGCGCGGGCTGCCGGGCGCACTACGACGTGCGGCGGGCCGGGGTCTGCCTCGACGAGGACGACGTCCATCTGGCCCCGCTGCCGCTCCTGTCGAACGGCGGCGAGGTCTCCGTCTCGGTGCCCGCGGCGGTGGCGCCGTGA
- a CDS encoding hydrogenase maturation nickel metallochaperone HypA has translation MHELAITQSVVDSVCERAAGRPVREVRVRVGALTAVVPDSMRFCFGLVAEGTAAEGAQLEIEQRPGAGRCRACAVEFTLTDLILLCPCGSADVEITSGQELQIVSMRVG, from the coding sequence GTGCATGAGCTGGCCATCACCCAGAGCGTCGTCGACTCGGTGTGCGAACGCGCCGCCGGGCGCCCGGTCCGCGAGGTCCGCGTCCGCGTCGGTGCGCTCACCGCGGTGGTGCCCGACTCGATGCGGTTCTGCTTCGGCCTGGTCGCGGAGGGAACGGCTGCCGAGGGAGCGCAGTTGGAGATCGAACAGCGGCCCGGCGCCGGCCGCTGCCGCGCCTGCGCCGTCGAATTCACCCTGACCGACCTGATTCTGCTGTGTCCCTGCGGCAGTGCCGATGTGGAGATCACATCAGGACAGGAACTGCAGATCGTTTCCATGAGAGTGGGCTGA
- a CDS encoding DUF6084 family protein, with the protein MNDFAFSVLDVFAEPYAAAPQLTARLRIEERTGRRIHAVALHCQVRIEPQRRHYDDAEQSGLQALFGGRDRWTDTLKPFQWMSCDTTVQGFSGATEVDLALPCTYDFDVIGSRYLHALGEGSVPLALMFSGTVFTRGSKGFGVEQVPWDCEARYPMPVEVWRRMMAAHFPNTGWIRLDHEVLARFADFRARRGLISWDETVQALLAEHDEVGPANPDQVCSDEVVV; encoded by the coding sequence GTGAACGACTTCGCGTTCTCCGTGCTCGATGTCTTCGCCGAGCCGTACGCGGCCGCGCCGCAGCTCACGGCGCGGCTGCGGATCGAGGAGCGGACGGGCCGGCGGATCCATGCCGTCGCGCTGCACTGCCAGGTCCGCATCGAGCCGCAGCGACGCCACTATGACGATGCCGAACAGAGCGGCCTGCAAGCGCTGTTCGGCGGCAGGGACCGCTGGACCGACACCCTGAAGCCGTTCCAGTGGATGAGCTGTGACACCACGGTGCAGGGGTTCAGCGGAGCCACCGAGGTCGACCTCGCGCTGCCCTGCACGTACGACTTCGATGTGATCGGCTCCCGCTATCTGCACGCCCTGGGTGAGGGTTCGGTCCCGCTCGCCCTGATGTTCTCCGGCACGGTCTTCACCCGCGGCAGCAAGGGCTTCGGGGTCGAGCAGGTGCCGTGGGACTGCGAGGCCAGGTACCCGATGCCGGTCGAGGTGTGGCGGCGCATGATGGCGGCGCACTTCCCGAACACCGGCTGGATCAGGCTGGACCACGAGGTGCTGGCGCGCTTCGCGGACTTCCGGGCCCGGCGCGGGCTGATCAGCTGGGACGAGACGGTCCAGGCCCTCCTGGCCGAGCACGACGAGGTGGGTCCTGCCAACCCTGACCAGGTGTGTTCGGACGAGGTGGTCGTGTGA
- a CDS encoding DUF5947 family protein — protein MIAAGRSASPAAALLRLTRDRPRPVAGERCEMCAEPIGESHPHVVNLDSRALMCGCRACYLLFTDEGAQLRYRAVPERYLHFAGLTVDGRAWDELQIPVGLAFLFRNSVQDRMVAFYPGPAGATESELPLDAWEAVVESSPELAELRPDVEALLIRRTPESGGSCHLVPIDACYELVGQLRTLWRGFDGGSEARAAMDAFFARVAERSRPAAGIGAP, from the coding sequence GTGATCGCGGCCGGCCGTTCCGCCTCTCCGGCGGCCGCCCTGCTGCGCCTCACCCGCGACCGGCCGCGGCCGGTCGCCGGGGAGCGCTGCGAGATGTGTGCGGAGCCGATCGGTGAGAGCCACCCCCATGTGGTGAACCTCGACAGCCGGGCCCTGATGTGCGGCTGTCGGGCCTGCTATCTGCTGTTCACCGACGAGGGGGCGCAGCTGCGCTACCGGGCGGTGCCCGAGCGCTATCTGCACTTCGCCGGGCTGACCGTGGACGGGCGTGCCTGGGACGAGTTGCAGATTCCCGTGGGGCTCGCCTTCCTGTTCCGCAATTCGGTCCAGGACCGCATGGTCGCGTTCTATCCGGGTCCCGCCGGGGCCACCGAGTCGGAGCTGCCGCTGGACGCCTGGGAGGCCGTCGTGGAGTCGAGCCCGGAACTCGCCGAGCTGCGTCCGGATGTAGAGGCGCTGCTGATCCGGCGCACCCCGGAGAGCGGCGGATCGTGCCATCTGGTGCCGATCGACGCCTGTTACGAACTGGTGGGGCAACTGCGCACGCTGTGGCGCGGGTTCGACGGCGGCTCCGAGGCGCGCGCCGCGATGGACGCCTTCTTCGCCCGGGTGGCGGAGCGCAGCCGGCCCGCCGCGGGGATCGGGGCGCCGTGA